CGGCGTGATTTGTCGGCTTTAGAAGAGGAAGGCGTTTTGATTCGTGTTCATGGCGGTGCCAAACGCGGCTACAAATTACAGGCAGAACCTGCGATGGATATTAAGTCCGGATTGAATATGGATGACAAGCATTTGATTGCTAAACGTGCGGCTGCTTTCGTCGAAGAGGAAGATGTCATCTTCTTAGATGCCGGCTCTACTACATTTGAAATGATTCCTTTTCTTCAAGGTAAGAAAGTAACGGTTGTGACGAATGGCGTTCCCCATGCGAGTTTATTGGCAGATTTGAATATTTCGACGATTTTGTTGGGTGGAAAAATCAAGTTGGAAACAAAAGCGATTATTGGGGCGACATGCTTACGGCAACTGGATGACTATCGGTTTAATA
This genomic interval from Jeotgalibaca porci contains the following:
- a CDS encoding DeoR/GlpR family DNA-binding transcription regulator encodes the protein MFTEVRYQVIKELLQEQSIVKMQEIVQLTGSSESTIRRDLSALEEEGVLIRVHGGAKRGYKLQAEPAMDIKSGLNMDDKHLIAKRAAAFVEEEDVIFLDAGSTTFEMIPFLQGKKVTVVTNGVPHASLLADLNISTILLGGKIKLETKAIIGATCLRQLDDYRFNKVFLGMNGVDVEFGFTTPDIEEAAIKAKAIEHGARKYVLVDESKFGVVTFSKVAELADCDVISVNVSERKRKKLAEATTYWEAKI